A stretch of DNA from Granulicella pectinivorans:
ACTTTGGCGGCGCAGGGCGCTCAGGTGGCGCTGGCAGCACGGAATGCGGAGAAGCTGGCCGAGGTGGCCGCGGAAATTGCTGCGGCAGGCGGTACGGCGCGTGCGTTTGTGCTGGATATTGCGGATGAAGAGTCGATCAAGGCGTGCGCGAAGGCCGTGGTGGCGCACTTTGGGAAGCTGGAGATTCTGGTGAATAACGCCGGGATCACGCGGGATGTGCTGTCGCTGCGAATGAAGCGGAAGGACTGGGACGATGTCCTGACCACTAACCTGACGGGTGCGTTTTTGATGACGCAGGCGGCTATTTCGCCGATGCTGAAGGCGAAGTGGGGGCGAGTGATCAATATTACGTCCGTGGTGGGGGAGACGGGGCAGGCGGGGCAGGCGAACTATGCTGCTTCGAAGGCTGGGATGATTGGCGTGACGAAGTCGCTGGCTCGGGAGCTTGCGGGCAGGGCGATTACGGTGAATGCGGTGGCTCCGGGGTACATTGAGACGGCGATGACGGCTGTTTTGACGGAAGAGCAGAAGACGGGGATGACGCAGCATATTCCGCTGGGGCGGGTAGGGACGGATTTGGATATCGCGCATGCCGTTGCGTTCCTGGCTTCAGAGGAAGCGGGATACATTACGGGGCATACGCTGGATGTGAACGGCGGGATGTATATGGGATAAAGCTGGGCTCGGGTTTCCGGGCCCAGCTTTATTTTGAGATGGCGGTTGGCTTTGTTCGGGTTGGGGCGTCTATTGCTCATTACTGCCGGGAGAATGCCATGCTGAAGCACCTCGCCTCCATCGTTATACTGGGATTTCTGACTCTGATCACGTTTACGTCCGGGGCACAGACGGCGGTGCCGCAGGACCAGATGGGAAAGTTCAAGGACACGTCGATGCTGAAGCCTCCGGCGGGGGCGAAGGTGGCGATCTGGGAGTTTGAGGACCTGGAGTGCCCGTACTGCTCGCATGTGTACCCGATCGTGCATCAGGCGGCGGCACACTACAGGATTCCGATCGTGCGGCATGACTATCCGCTGAGCGAGAT
This window harbors:
- the fabG gene encoding 3-oxoacyl-[acyl-carrier-protein] reductase gives rise to the protein MTTTLTGRVALVTGASQGIGRACALTLAAQGAQVALAARNAEKLAEVAAEIAAAGGTARAFVLDIADEESIKACAKAVVAHFGKLEILVNNAGITRDVLSLRMKRKDWDDVLTTNLTGAFLMTQAAISPMLKAKWGRVINITSVVGETGQAGQANYAASKAGMIGVTKSLARELAGRAITVNAVAPGYIETAMTAVLTEEQKTGMTQHIPLGRVGTDLDIAHAVAFLASEEAGYITGHTLDVNGGMYMG